A window of Zingiber officinale cultivar Zhangliang chromosome 5A, Zo_v1.1, whole genome shotgun sequence contains these coding sequences:
- the LOC121980958 gene encoding chorismate mutase 1, chloroplastic-like, producing the protein MELKLSSSSPSSLHAHRIFSCPRAGASCNWTGRSFLPDSPLSVSPRASKKLHSIQIRAVSPSSVEKERIDQSEILTLESIRHSLIRQEDIIIFNLLERSQYAYNPDTYDRNAFYMDGFGGSLVEFMVRETEKLHGQVGRYKSPDEHPFFPDALPKPLLPPIQYPKVLHPAADSININKKIWGMYFYDLLPRLVQEQSDGNCGSSAVCDTICLQALSKRIHYGKFVAEAKFREAPAIYNPAIRAQDKNQLMQLLTYESVETAIKQRVEAKAKIFGQEVKIGEDDGTPPVYKIQPSVVAELYDNWIMPLTKEVQVEYLLRRLD; encoded by the exons ATGGAGCTCAAGCTCTCCAGTTCCTCTCCCTCCTCCCTGCACGCTCATCGGATCTTCAGTTGCCCGCGCGCCGGCGCCTCCTGCAACTGGACAGGGCGATCATTCCTACCTGACTCGCCTCTCTCGGTTTCGCCCAGAGCTTCGAAGAAGCTCCATTCAATCCAAATTCGAGCTGTTTCTCCTTCCAG TGTGGAGAAAGAAAGGATCGATCAAAGTGAGATCTTAACGTTGGAGAGCATCCGACACTCACTGATAAGACAAGAAGACATCATTATATTCAACCTTTTGGAGAGATCACAGTATGCTTATAATCCCGATACATATGATCGAAATGCATTTTACATGGATGGATTTGGTGGTTCTTTGGTTGAGTTCATGGTTAGAGAAACTGAAAAGTTGCATGGCCAG GTTGGTAGATACAAGAGCCCAGACGAACATCCCTTCTTTCCAGATGCTTTGCCTAAGCCCTTGTTGCCACCTATTCAATACCCTAAG GTTCTACATCCGGCTGCTGATTCTATTAATATAAACAAGAAAATATGGGGTATGTATTTCTATGATCTACTCCCAAGATTGGTTCAAGAACAAAGTGACGGAAACTGTGGCTCAAGTGCTGTTTGTGATACGATCTGCTTACAg GCTCTCTCGAAAAGAATCCATTACGGGAAGTTTGTGGCGGAGGCTAAATTTCGGGAGGCACCTGCAATCTACAATCCAGCAATAAGGGCACAA GACAAGAATCAGCTAATGCAACTTTTAACCTATGAATCAGTCGAAACTGCAATCAAACAAAGGGTCGAGGCAAAGGCCAAGATCTTTGGACAGGAGGTTAAAATTGGAGAAGATGATGGAACACCCCCTGTCTACAAAATACAGCCTTCTGTAGTTGCTGAGCTCTACGACAATTGGATCATGCCATTGACGAAGGAAGTGCAAGTTGAGTATCTGTTGCGTAGGTTAGATTAA
- the LOC121980959 gene encoding uncharacterized protein LOC121980959, giving the protein MACPHHHRYAHTQTRSNQCCRRSCCCSSSFYSSDYCCCCCCSNTSPLTTSGHLPQTLAAQILLQHSPQLMPSLYSKLQQQPPQPPLFPGLHHGEESRLPPHHLHDHQQQPHPLVQSLLCRIAALESSFSHVPPSHSSPSPSPAMERPSTRHFPPSARSNFYCAPSLRDLAARRIQAAFRRFLLRRSQTLRHLKELAAMKSHVVDLRSALSDKTRVDPKALTERVMDLLFRLDAIQSGDSMIREGKRSISRELTRILDFIDKVLVKEHQLFLNAVEFAGNGRNLVTFAEDSRRGNEGAEEVLAVKKVSFSEVGKRSRVPFSNHDQFVDEISNFSDQHPVVENLSCEAVGNGQGNHTGAERFHEASDDERSSESSFENGERFESVKQAKNQNGKFGLSAPLPVQMESRRN; this is encoded by the exons ATGGCTTGCCCACACCACCACCGCTATGCCCACACCCAGACGCGATCGAATCAATGCTGTCGCcgcagctgctgctgttcttcctcGTTCTATAGCAGCGActactgctgctgctgctgctgctctaACACCTCTCCGCTCACCACATCTGGTCACCTCCCCCAAACCCTAGCCGCCCAAATCCTCCTCCAGCACTCTCCTCAGTTGATGCCCTCTCTCTATTCCAAACTCCAGCAGCAGCCTCCGCAGCCTCCCCTTTTTCCAGGTCTTCATCATGGGGAGGAGTCTCGCCTTCCTCCTCATCATCTCCACGATCACCAACAACAACCTCACCCACTCGTCCAGTCTCTCCTCTGCCGTATCGCTGCGCTCGAGTCGTCCTTTTCCCATGTTCCCCCTTCTCACTcgtctccctctccttctcctgcGATGGAGCGTCCATCGACAAGACATTTTCCCCCATCGGCAAGATCGAATTTTTATTGCGCGCCTTCGCTGAGAGATTTGGCCGCGCGGAGAATCCAAGCGGCGTTCCGCCGGTTCCTTCTGCGGAGATCTCAGACGCTCCGCCACCTGAAGGAACTCGCTGCGATGAAATCCCATGTGGTTGACCTTAGATCGGCGCTCTCCGACAAGACTCGAGTCGACCCGAAAGCCCTCACCGAAAGAGTCATGGATCTTCTCTTCCGGTTGGACGCTATCCAG AGTGGCGACTCAATGATTCGAGAAGGAAAGCGATCGATCAGCAGAGAGCTGACCCGGATACTTGACTTCATTGATAAAGTATTGGTCAAGGAGCATCAGTTGTTTCTCAATGCTGTTGAGTTTGCAGGTAATGGTAGAAATCTGGTGACTTTTGCGGAGGATAGTAGAAGAGGGAATGAGGGAGCTGAGGAAGTTCTGGCCGTCAAAAAGGTAAGCTTTTCAGAAGTTGGTAAGAGATCCAGGGTGCCCTTTAGCAATCACGACCAGTTTGTAGATGAAATTAGTAATTTCAGTGATCAACATCCTGTTGTGGAGAATTTGAGTTGTGAAGCTGTGGGAAATGGACAAGGAAATCATACAGGAGCTGAAAGGTTTCATGAGGCTAGTGATGATGAGAGGAGTTCTGAAAGTTCTTTCGAGAATGGTGAAAGATTTGAGAGTGTGAAGCAGGCCAAGAATCAGAATGGCAAGTTTGGCCTATCCGCCCCATTGCCTGTGCAAATGGAATCCAGGAGAAATTGA